A single Cyclopterus lumpus isolate fCycLum1 chromosome 3, fCycLum1.pri, whole genome shotgun sequence DNA region contains:
- the eif3m gene encoding eukaryotic translation initiation factor 3 subunit M, which produces MSVPAFIDITEEDQASELRAYMKAKGAEISEENSEGGLHVDLAQIIEACDVCLKDDDKEVESVMNSIVSLLLILETEKQEALIESLCEKLLKSREGERPSLRMQLLSNLFHGMDENTTVRYTVFCGLIKVAATCNAIAFIPTDLDQVRKWIIDWNLTTEKKHTLLRLVYEALVDCKKGDAAAKVMVELLGSYTEDNASQARVDAHRCIVRALKDPNTFLIDHLLTLKPVRFLEGELIHDLLTIFVSAKLAAYVKFYQSNKDFIDSLGLSHEQNMSKMRLLTFMGMAVEFKEISFDTMEQELQIGADDVEAFVIDAVRTKMVYCKIDQTQRKVVVSHSTHRTFGKQQWQQLHDSLSSWKANLAAVKTSLQALSPSA; this is translated from the exons GCTTCAGAGCTGAGAGCCTACATGAAGGCCAAAGGAGCTGAAATTTCAGAGGAAAACTCTGAAGGTGGACTACATGTAGATCTGGCTCAGATCATTGAGGCATGTGATGTATGCCTCAAGGACGATGATAAAG AAGTAGAGAGTGTGATGAACAGCATCGTGTCTCTGCTGCTGATCCTGGAGACGGAGAAGCAGGAGGCTCTCATTGAAAGTCTGTGTGAGAAACTTTTGAAGTCCCGCGAAGGAGAGAGACCTTCCCTTAGGATGCAGCT ACTGAGTAACCTGTTCCATGGCATGGATGAGAACACTACAGTGAGGTACACTGTTTTCTGTGGCCTCATCAAGGTGGCTGCAACATGTAATGCCATTGCCTTCATCCCCACTGACCTTGACCag GTGCGCAAGTGGATTATCGACTGGAACCTGACCACAGAGAAGAAGCACACACTCTTGAGGCTGGTGTATGAAGCATTGGTTGACTGCAAAAAAGG CGATGCTGCAGCAAAGGTGATGGTTGAGCTGCTTGGGAGTTATACAGAAGACAATGCTTCACAAGCACGTGTCGATGCCCACAG ATGTATCGTCCGTGCTCTCAAAGACCCCAACACCTTCCTGATTGACCACCTGCTCACACTGAAACCCGTTCGCTTCCTGGAGGGAGAACTCATCCATGAC CTATTAACCATCTTTGTGAGCGCAAAACTAGCAGCATACGTAAAGTTTTATCAGAGTAACAAAGACTTCATTGACTCTCTTG GCTTGTCTCACGAGCAAAACATGTCCAAGATGCGTCTGCTGACATTCATGGGGATGGCTGTGGAATTCAAGGAGATCTCCTTCGACACCATGGAACAGGAGCTGCAGATTGGAGCCGATGACGTCGAGGCTTTTGTCATTGACG CTGTTCGGACCAAGATGGTGTACTGCAAAATTGACCAGACACAGCGAAAAGTTGTTGTGAG CCACAGCACACACCGCACCTTTGGCaagcagcagtggcagcagctGCACGACAGCCTCAGCTCCTGGAAGGCCAACCTAGCAGCCGTCAAGACCAGTCTGCAAGCCCTGTCACCTTCTGCTTAA
- the prrg4 gene encoding transmembrane gamma-carboxyglutamic acid protein 4 isoform X2: MLFHLFILLQLLSCGDLACMRRLLSKHEDQEVVVGEGDAKSFLGRHLLFNRFDFEIFVPGNLERECYEEDCNYEEAREVFENIPATEDFWKKYSAEKDKRQTRVDLTSLLVGLVAVGVVIVIGGLLLWYFCQGKCKNLNRANSIQVRPRRSNASLIMRRLEEVSLQPVLPPTHPALEEPVGLPSYEQAIAKGGQYDAPPPPYPGSRPGSIRR, encoded by the exons ATGTTGTTTCATCTGTTCATACTCCTTCAACTCCTGTCGTGCGGAGATCTGGCCTGTATGAGGAGGCTGCTGTCGAAACATGAAGACCAAGAAG TGGTTGTCGGTGAAGGGGACGCAAAGTCGTTCTTGGGCCGCCATCTGTTGTTCAACCGGTTTGACTTTGAGATCTTCGTTCCTGGAAATCTGGAGAGGGAATGTTATGAAGAAGACTGCAATTACGAAGAAGCAAGGGAGGTCTTTGAAAACATCCCGGCTACA GAGGATTTTTGGAAGAAATACTCTGCAg AAAAGGACAAACGCCAAACACGGGTTGATCTGACCTCTCTTTTGGTGGGACTGGTTGCTGTTGGTGTGGTCATTGTTATTGGTGGCCTTCTGCTCTGGTATTTCTGCCAAGGCAAATGCAAGAACTTAAATCGCGCAAA CTCCATCCAGGTGCGACCGAGGAGGAGTAATGCTTCACTAATAATGCGGCGGTTAGAGGAGGTGTCCTTACAACCTGTTCTCCCACCTACACATCCAGCTTTGGAGGAGCCGGTGGGGTTGCCTTCTTATGAGCAGGCAATTGCAAAAGGTGGACAGTATGATGCCCCACCTCCTCCCTATCCTGG CTCACGACCTGGGAGTATTCGGCGGTAG
- the prrg4 gene encoding transmembrane gamma-carboxyglutamic acid protein 4 isoform X1, whose amino-acid sequence MLFHLFILLQLLSCGDLACMRRLLSKHEDQEVVVGEGDAKSFLGRHLLFNRFDFEIFVPGNLERECYEEDCNYEEAREVFENIPATEDFWKKYSAEKDKRQTRVDLTSLLVGLVAVGVVIVIGGLLLWYFCQGKCKNLNRANSIQVRPRRSNASLIMRRLEEVSLQPVLPPTHPALEEPVGLPSYEQAIAKAHDLGVFGGSISRTTTFHHHKI is encoded by the exons ATGTTGTTTCATCTGTTCATACTCCTTCAACTCCTGTCGTGCGGAGATCTGGCCTGTATGAGGAGGCTGCTGTCGAAACATGAAGACCAAGAAG TGGTTGTCGGTGAAGGGGACGCAAAGTCGTTCTTGGGCCGCCATCTGTTGTTCAACCGGTTTGACTTTGAGATCTTCGTTCCTGGAAATCTGGAGAGGGAATGTTATGAAGAAGACTGCAATTACGAAGAAGCAAGGGAGGTCTTTGAAAACATCCCGGCTACA GAGGATTTTTGGAAGAAATACTCTGCAg AAAAGGACAAACGCCAAACACGGGTTGATCTGACCTCTCTTTTGGTGGGACTGGTTGCTGTTGGTGTGGTCATTGTTATTGGTGGCCTTCTGCTCTGGTATTTCTGCCAAGGCAAATGCAAGAACTTAAATCGCGCAAA CTCCATCCAGGTGCGACCGAGGAGGAGTAATGCTTCACTAATAATGCGGCGGTTAGAGGAGGTGTCCTTACAACCTGTTCTCCCACCTACACATCCAGCTTTGGAGGAGCCGGTGGGGTTGCCTTCTTATGAGCAGGCAATTGCAAAAG CTCACGACCTGGGAGTATTCGGCGGTAGTATCTCCAGGACAACAACGTTTCACCAtcacaagatttaa